The following coding sequences are from one Saccopteryx bilineata isolate mSacBil1 chromosome 3, mSacBil1_pri_phased_curated, whole genome shotgun sequence window:
- the ERFL gene encoding ETS domain-containing transcription factor ERF-like encodes MDCSCVSDLLFAPPALPALWTPGFAFPDWAYKPESSPGSRQIQLWHFILELLQKEEYQGVIAWQGDYGEFVIKDPDEVARLWGIRKCKPHMNYDKLSRALRYYYNKRILHKTKGKRFTYKFNFSKVVLVNYPLLDVAAATTGSPLLLSPGPFGGASGPDAPPLTPETLQTLFSAPRLGELGARAPLFTPETDKLRLDSPFPFLGSGAAGYSKPPSLLGPYSRAFPEYPWNFNPYLAGPFPKLPPSLYPPHFYPNPLASSLGHLPSAGAGAGPTATPLLAATGEGLGAEHPSGLAAPRLALPGAGGPEATLGGKEDSDSELEITDVSGCSSDSEGDEGLPMPPKAKAGKGGVGS; translated from the exons ATGGACTGTAGCTGCGTCTCCGACCTTCTCTTCGCCCCGCCTGCCCTGCCGGCTCTCTGGACCCCCG GCTTTGCCTTCCCGGATTGGGCCTACAAACCGGAGTCGTCCCCCGGCTCAAGGCAGATCCAGCTGTGGCACTTTATCCTGGAGCTGCTGCAGAAGGAGGAGTACCAGGGTGTCATCGCCTGGCAGGGGGACTATGGGGAATTTGTCATCAAGGACCCCGACGAGGTGGCCCGGCTCTGGGGCATCCGCAAGTGCAAACCCCACATGAACTACGACAAGCTGAGCCGGGCACTGCG ctACTATTACAACAAGCGGATTCTTCACAAGACCAAAGGGAAGAGGTTCACCTACAAGTTCAACTTCAGCAAAGTAGTGCTTGTCAATTACCCACTGCTGGATGTGGCAGCAGCCACCACGGGCTCCCCACTCTTGCTGAGCCCTGGTCCCTTTGGAGGGGCCTCTGGGCCAGATGCTCCCCCCCTCACCCCTGAG ACCCTGCAGACCCTGTTCTCTGCCCCACGCCTGGGAGAGCTGGGGGCCCGAGCACCCCTGTTTACCCCCGAGACGGACAAACTGCGTCTGGACAGCCCTTTCCCATTCCTGGGCTCTG GTGCCGCTGGCTATTCCAAGCCCCCTAGCCTGCTGGGTCCTTACAGCCGAGCCTTCCCAGAGTACCCCTGGAACTTTAACCCATACCTCGCTGGCCCCTTCCCCaagctgcctccctctctctaccccccACACTTCTACCCGAACCCTCTGGCCAGCTCCCTGGGCCACCTGCCCtcagcaggggctggggcaggcccCACAGCCACACCCCTACTGGCTGCCACAGGGGAGGGCTTGGGCGCTGAGCACCCCTCGGGCCTGGCAGCCCCCCGCCTGGCACTGCCAGGGGCCGGGGGGCCAGAGGCCAcactgggagggaaggaggacagCGACTCTGAGCTGGAGATCACAGATGTCAGCGGCTGTAGCTCTGACAGCGAGGGTGACGAGGGCCTCCCCATGCCTCCCAAGGCCAAGGCTGGCAAAGGAGGGGTCGGCAGCTGA